One window from the genome of Enterobacteriaceae bacterium Kacie_13 encodes:
- the tesB gene encoding acyl-CoA thioesterase II has translation MSQALKNLLDLLDLEKIEEGLFRGQSEDLGLRQVFGGQVVGQALYAAKQTVPVDRGIHSFHSYFLRPGDSSKPIIYDVEILRDGNSFSARRVKAVQNGKPIFYMTASFQSHEEGFEHQNTMPDVPQPESLISESDIAQNLAHLIPEKIRDKFLGHRPIEMRPVKFHNPLKGSVEEPHRAVWFRANGEMPDDLRIHQYLLGYASDFNFLPTALQPHGIGFLEPGMQVATIDHSMWFHRPFRMDDWLLYAVESTSASGARGFVRGQFYTRDGVLVASTVQEGVIRKRAAE, from the coding sequence ATGAGTCAGGCATTAAAAAATCTGCTGGATCTGCTCGATCTGGAAAAAATTGAAGAAGGACTGTTTCGTGGTCAGAGTGAGGATTTGGGCTTGCGCCAGGTCTTTGGTGGGCAGGTTGTCGGTCAGGCGTTATACGCCGCCAAACAGACTGTTCCGGTTGATCGCGGGATCCACTCTTTTCACAGCTACTTTTTGCGTCCGGGTGACAGCAGTAAGCCAATCATCTATGACGTTGAAATCCTGCGTGACGGCAACAGCTTCAGCGCCCGTCGCGTAAAAGCAGTGCAAAACGGCAAACCAATCTTCTACATGACCGCCTCTTTCCAGAGTCATGAAGAAGGCTTTGAACATCAGAACACCATGCCAGACGTGCCGCAGCCGGAGTCGCTTATTTCTGAGTCAGATATCGCACAAAATCTGGCGCATCTGATCCCGGAAAAGATCCGCGATAAATTCCTCGGCCATCGCCCCATTGAAATGCGCCCGGTGAAATTCCATAACCCGCTGAAAGGCAGCGTCGAAGAGCCGCACCGTGCGGTATGGTTCCGCGCTAACGGTGAAATGCCGGACGATTTGCGCATTCATCAGTATCTGCTGGGCTATGCGTCTGACTTCAATTTCCTGCCGACAGCGCTTCAGCCACACGGTATTGGTTTTCTGGAGCCGGGTATGCAGGTTGCAACGATCGATCACTCGATGTGGTTCCACCGCCCGTTCCGCATGGATGACTGGTTGTTGTACGCCGTAGAGAGTACCTCAGCCTCCGGCGCTCGTGGTTTTGTTCGCGGTCAGTTCTACACCCGTGACGGCGTGCTGGTGGCGTCCACGGTGCAAGAAGGCGTGATCCGCAAACGGGCTGCGGAATAA
- a CDS encoding NCS2 family permease gives MTDSSAKNVAASSDESWLQRRFQLRQRHTKVKTECLAGITGFLAAAYLLVVIPGLLAVGGMDKGAATTGVILVFVLGSLLMAFYANLPFMVGPGIGGSVLVGITLAGDGITWPIALGIACWSGILFFVMTVFGLREVVTRSVPQSIKLGLTASIGIYVALLGFRNAGLVMANAKTHALALGDFTAPGALIALLGLLVAVGLQARKVPGAILWAILLATVVGIPFGVTHLPEQWISLPHSVAPLLGKVDLTGAINIAFLPFLFIFFASEFFSTMGTTLAVGGEAGLLDEHGNMQHINRPFMVDSIAAALGPIVGIPAATALIESSAAAEAGGKTGLTALAAAVMFLLMLLFTPIALMIPKEATAPALILIGLNMFSNLRKVDLANFTDALPVLMMVMITLISNSFGTGIAGGLLFYIIIKAVAGKAREVPLGLYILAIPLVYYFATLVHH, from the coding sequence ATGACTGACAGTTCTGCAAAAAATGTGGCCGCGTCCTCTGACGAAAGCTGGCTTCAACGCCGTTTCCAGCTTCGTCAGCGCCACACTAAAGTAAAAACCGAGTGTCTGGCCGGTATTACCGGTTTTCTGGCCGCTGCCTATTTACTGGTGGTGATCCCCGGCCTGCTGGCTGTGGGCGGGATGGATAAAGGCGCTGCCACTACCGGCGTGATTCTGGTCTTTGTGCTCGGTTCCCTGCTGATGGCGTTCTACGCCAACCTGCCGTTTATGGTCGGCCCCGGCATTGGTGGATCGGTGCTGGTAGGTATTACGCTGGCCGGAGACGGCATCACCTGGCCGATTGCACTGGGTATCGCCTGCTGGTCGGGGATCTTATTTTTTGTGATGACAGTGTTCGGCCTGCGCGAAGTGGTCACCCGTTCGGTTCCTCAATCCATCAAACTGGGGCTAACGGCATCGATTGGGATTTACGTTGCCCTGCTCGGTTTCCGCAACGCCGGGCTGGTGATGGCCAATGCCAAAACGCATGCGCTGGCGCTGGGGGATTTCACCGCGCCGGGCGCGCTTATCGCCCTGTTGGGTTTGCTGGTCGCCGTAGGGTTGCAGGCACGTAAAGTTCCGGGCGCCATTTTGTGGGCAATTTTACTGGCGACGGTTGTGGGGATCCCGTTTGGCGTGACGCATTTACCTGAGCAGTGGATTTCGCTCCCTCACTCTGTCGCTCCGCTACTGGGTAAAGTCGATCTGACCGGTGCTATCAATATCGCTTTCCTGCCGTTTCTGTTTATCTTCTTCGCCTCTGAATTTTTCTCCACCATGGGGACAACGCTGGCGGTCGGCGGTGAAGCGGGCTTACTCGATGAACACGGCAATATGCAGCACATCAACAGGCCATTCATGGTGGATTCAATTGCCGCCGCGCTCGGGCCGATTGTCGGCATTCCTGCAGCGACTGCGTTAATCGAATCCTCAGCGGCGGCAGAAGCAGGCGGTAAAACCGGTCTGACTGCGCTGGCGGCGGCTGTGATGTTCCTGTTGATGCTTTTGTTTACGCCGATTGCCCTGATGATCCCGAAAGAAGCCACTGCACCAGCGCTTATCCTGATCGGTCTGAACATGTTCAGTAATTTACGTAAAGTGGATTTGGCGAATTTCACCGATGCATTACCGGTGCTGATGATGGTAATGATAACGCTGATTTCCAACAGCTTCGGTACCGGAATCGCGGGCGGGTTGCTGTTTTACATCATCATTAAGGCGGTGGCGGGTAAAGCGCGCGAGGTTCCGCTGGGGCTGTATATTCTGGCGATACCGTTGGTATATTACTTCGCAACGTTAGTACATCACTAA
- a CDS encoding ATP-binding cassette domain-containing protein: MGRDLLGDFTTMIFVNNVEVGYDRRAVTMPLCGRFLPGSLTAVIGANGAGKSTFLKTLAGLQQAVAGDITFSRGRRPRLAYLPQQAELDRSFPISVLDIVTMGCWPQSGLFGGINRQSTINVEQALETVGMTEMASFPVGSLSGGQLQRTLFARLLVQQAPLIMLDEPFTGIDSQTTELLLKVIAQWHREGKTVIAVLHDISMVSRHFSDVLYLSGQQNLWGSANDVLSHFPHPAHACVSSEPFSLVAGVANS, translated from the coding sequence TTGGGCCGCGATTTACTGGGCGATTTCACTACCATGATTTTTGTTAACAATGTCGAAGTCGGCTATGACCGTCGCGCGGTGACTATGCCGCTCTGTGGCCGCTTTTTGCCTGGTTCATTAACGGCGGTGATTGGTGCCAACGGCGCTGGGAAATCGACGTTTCTAAAAACACTGGCGGGCCTGCAGCAGGCCGTCGCTGGTGACATCACATTCAGTCGGGGCAGGCGTCCACGTTTGGCGTATTTACCGCAGCAGGCAGAACTGGATCGCAGTTTCCCTATCAGCGTGCTCGATATCGTGACGATGGGATGCTGGCCGCAGAGTGGCTTATTTGGCGGGATTAACCGCCAGTCAACGATAAATGTGGAACAGGCGCTGGAGACCGTAGGGATGACGGAGATGGCGAGTTTTCCAGTGGGCTCGCTTTCTGGCGGACAGTTACAGCGCACGTTATTCGCACGTTTGCTGGTGCAGCAGGCTCCGCTCATCATGCTCGATGAGCCATTTACCGGCATCGACAGCCAGACGACCGAATTGCTCCTTAAGGTCATCGCGCAATGGCATCGGGAAGGCAAGACCGTCATTGCGGTGTTGCATGATATTTCAATGGTTTCCCGGCATTTCTCCGATGTGCTTTATCTCAGTGGTCAACAAAATCTGTGGGGAAGTGCGAACGATGTTCTGAGCCATTTTCCTCATCCCGCGCATGCCTGCGTTTCGTCTGAACCTTTTTCTCTCGTGGCGGGAGTCGCCAACTCATGA
- the hha gene encoding hemolysin expression modulator Hha, with protein MNKIDYLMRLRKCTTIDTLERVIEKNKYELSDDELELFYSAADHRLAELTMNKLYDKIPVAVWKFVR; from the coding sequence ATGAACAAAATCGACTATTTGATGCGTTTAAGAAAATGCACCACTATTGATACACTTGAACGTGTTATTGAAAAAAATAAGTATGAACTTTCAGACGACGAACTCGAATTGTTTTACTCGGCAGCTGACCACCGTCTGGCAGAACTGACGATGAATAAGCTGTACGATAAAATCCCTGTTGCCGTGTGGAAATTTGTACGTTAA
- a CDS encoding metal ABC transporter permease — MMLFHLLADPFIEFGFMRRALIACIALSISATPLGVFLLLRRMSLVGDALSHAVLPGAAIGYLISGMSLVAMGIGGFIAGLAVAMLSGLVSRKTQLKEDASFAGFYLGSLALGVTLVSLRGSSVDLLHVLFGSILAIDSSAMIMVGIISSVSLLVLACIYRALVIESFDSLFLRVSASKWLAAIHGIFLALVVLNLVAGFQILGTLMSVGLMMLPAASARFWARDLPHTLLSAMIIGVISSVVGLIWSYYASLPAGPAIVLSATVIFFISVLFGKRGGMLTASRS, encoded by the coding sequence ATGATGCTTTTCCATTTGCTGGCCGACCCCTTTATTGAATTTGGTTTTATGCGCCGCGCGCTGATCGCCTGCATTGCATTATCGATAAGCGCGACACCTTTAGGCGTCTTTCTCCTGTTAAGGCGGATGAGTCTGGTTGGTGATGCGCTCTCTCACGCCGTTTTACCGGGGGCTGCAATAGGCTATCTGATTTCAGGTATGTCATTGGTGGCGATGGGGATTGGCGGGTTTATCGCCGGGCTGGCGGTGGCCATGCTGTCAGGGCTGGTGAGTCGCAAAACGCAATTGAAAGAAGACGCAAGCTTCGCCGGTTTCTACCTTGGCTCACTCGCGCTGGGCGTTACGCTAGTTTCGCTGCGAGGTTCAAGCGTCGATCTACTGCATGTTTTATTTGGCTCCATTCTCGCAATCGATTCTTCTGCGATGATCATGGTCGGGATCATCAGCAGCGTGTCGTTGCTGGTGCTGGCCTGCATCTATCGCGCGCTGGTGATCGAATCTTTTGACTCACTCTTTCTTCGTGTGAGTGCCAGTAAATGGCTGGCGGCGATCCACGGTATTTTCCTGGCGCTGGTGGTGCTTAATCTGGTCGCCGGTTTCCAGATCCTTGGCACGCTGATGTCTGTCGGATTGATGATGCTGCCTGCGGCCAGTGCGCGTTTTTGGGCACGCGATTTACCGCACACGCTATTGAGCGCGATGATTATCGGGGTGATTTCCAGCGTCGTCGGGCTGATTTGGTCGTATTACGCTTCACTGCCGGCAGGCCCGGCGATTGTGCTCAGCGCGACGGTTATTTTCTTTATTTCAGTTTTATTTGGAAAGCGTGGCGGGATGTTAACCGCCTCGCGCTCTTAA
- the tomB gene encoding Hha toxicity modulator TomB, which translates to MDEYSPKRHDIAQLRFLNEMLYDEGIATLGDSHHGWVNDPTSAGNLQLNELIEHIASFVMSFKIKYPDDNHLSDLVEEYLDDTYTLFSNYGINDSDLRQWQKTKKRLFRMFSGDYICTLMKT; encoded by the coding sequence ATGGATGAGTACTCGCCTAAGCGGCACGATATCGCTCAGTTACGATTCCTGAATGAAATGTTGTATGATGAAGGAATTGCAACACTGGGTGACAGTCATCATGGTTGGGTTAACGACCCTACTTCAGCTGGTAACCTGCAACTCAACGAACTGATCGAACACATTGCATCCTTTGTGATGAGTTTTAAAATTAAGTACCCCGACGATAACCATTTAAGTGATCTGGTTGAAGAGTATCTGGATGATACCTACACCCTGTTCAGTAATTATGGAATAAATGATTCTGATTTACGCCAATGGCAGAAGACCAAAAAGCGATTATTCAGAATGTTCTCAGGGGACTACATCTGTACCCTAATGAAGACTTGA
- a CDS encoding type B 50S ribosomal protein L31 translates to MKPTIHPAYRTVVFHDTSANEYFKVGSTISTDRTIELQGVTFPYLTIEVSSASHPYYTGKQKEYSKEGSTARFNQRFGSFLGKK, encoded by the coding sequence ATGAAACCTACTATCCATCCTGCTTATCGCACCGTCGTGTTTCACGACACCAGCGCTAACGAATACTTTAAAGTCGGTTCCACAATTTCCACAGACCGCACCATTGAACTGCAAGGTGTGACCTTTCCTTACCTCACCATTGAAGTGTCTTCGGCCTCACATCCGTATTACACCGGCAAACAGAAAGAGTACTCAAAAGAAGGCAGCACCGCGCGCTTCAACCAGCGTTTCGGCAGCTTCCTCGGTAAGAAATAA
- a CDS encoding LysR family transcriptional regulator: MSEPWRRLPALSLKQIQYFVTLAQLRSFTETANRLAISQPALSSALRQIESVLGGRLLHRTAQNVRLTEQGEAVLPYAERLLNTAHSAFDDMQQIMQQGGDGTLRIGLVPSVSTLLFPVVPQLLSEYFPDMRVEFHDLTNDALLLELENGSVDFGIGATDSTVPESIAVYPLLEDPFVVVIRRDDALAEGHNIPWRQLAKRDIALFSKGNVSRLVTSMNETHRLNLQVNYRVDFQETLYGLVRSRLALAILPELYTSTLNDNELTIIHLQQPTLSRTVAMMRKPAPLRSGKTEQCFQFLLKTFHQRVKEKKDGLRAGNC; this comes from the coding sequence ATGTCTGAACCCTGGCGCCGCTTGCCGGCACTGTCTCTCAAGCAAATTCAATATTTTGTCACACTGGCACAGCTGCGAAGTTTCACTGAAACCGCCAACAGATTGGCGATCAGCCAGCCAGCATTGAGCAGTGCGCTGCGACAAATTGAGTCAGTTTTAGGCGGGAGACTATTGCACCGGACGGCGCAAAACGTGAGGCTCACCGAACAGGGCGAAGCAGTTCTGCCTTATGCAGAACGCTTATTAAATACGGCTCACAGCGCGTTCGATGATATGCAGCAAATAATGCAACAGGGCGGGGATGGAACATTACGTATTGGATTAGTGCCTTCAGTCAGCACTTTATTATTTCCAGTTGTACCGCAATTGCTGTCAGAATATTTCCCTGATATGCGTGTGGAATTTCACGATCTCACCAATGATGCTTTATTACTGGAACTGGAGAACGGATCGGTTGATTTCGGTATCGGTGCGACTGACAGCACGGTGCCCGAATCAATAGCTGTGTATCCGCTGCTCGAAGACCCATTTGTGGTGGTCATCAGACGTGATGATGCGCTGGCCGAAGGACACAATATTCCGTGGCGACAGCTGGCGAAAAGAGATATTGCATTGTTTTCGAAGGGAAATGTCAGCAGGTTGGTGACGTCGATGAACGAGACCCATCGTCTGAATTTGCAGGTAAATTATCGGGTAGATTTTCAGGAGACGCTGTACGGGCTGGTGCGGTCGCGTTTAGCCCTGGCAATTCTGCCAGAATTATATACTTCAACACTTAACGATAATGAATTAACAATAATTCATCTGCAGCAGCCGACATTAAGTCGTACGGTTGCGATGATGCGTAAACCGGCTCCATTGCGCTCTGGGAAAACGGAACAATGTTTCCAGTTTCTCTTAAAAACGTTTCATCAACGAGTTAAAGAAAAGAAAGATGGGTTGCGCGCAGGGAATTGTTAA
- a CDS encoding amidohydrolase family protein yields MTDNLTSLPMRQKAINAALGKIPFDRLLINAQVIDMVTGEIRDADVGLVGSMIASVHPRGKFTQSTNVDDLSGFFLSPGLIDTHVHIESSHLPPEKYAEIVVAQGTTTVFWDPHELANVLGVAGVEYAVKSSRNLPLRVICAAPSSVPSTPGLEMSGADFKGQEMQTMLSWPEVAGVAEVMDMYGVLNGSERMMEILDAGLRSGKLIEGHARGLKDEQLQAYLAAGVTSDHELTSAEDALEKLRAGLTLQIRGSHPYLLPDIAAALLSLPHLSSQITLCTDDVPPDHLMEKGGLIQLIKLLISHGLQVEDVLRMATLNAANRMNRADLGLIAAGRTADIIVFDSLETLNPSKVFVAGDCVAEHGKMLFSPAAANDVIPPRDTMRLETLTKEDFRLRVPGLVNGKARLRNIKGARFTQWSEVTVAVRNGRVQIPKGFSLIWVQHRHGRHDATPKMALLEGWGELRGAIATSYSHDSHNLVVLGRDPADMVLAANQLIESGGGMALSQNAQLLAKVEMPIAGMLSDLPAETLASQFKNLRELSAQIADWEPPYRVFKAIEGTCLACNAGPHLTDLGLTDGGLREIVDPVLQIWPDEA; encoded by the coding sequence ATGACCGATAACCTGACCTCCTTGCCCATGCGCCAGAAGGCAATTAATGCTGCACTGGGGAAAATTCCCTTTGACCGCCTGTTGATCAACGCACAGGTCATTGACATGGTGACGGGCGAAATACGTGATGCAGACGTGGGTCTGGTCGGCAGCATGATTGCCAGCGTGCATCCGCGCGGAAAATTCACTCAGAGCACTAATGTTGATGATCTGTCTGGTTTTTTTCTATCACCAGGCCTGATAGATACCCACGTCCATATTGAAAGCTCGCACCTTCCACCAGAAAAATACGCAGAAATAGTCGTCGCTCAGGGTACGACCACCGTTTTTTGGGATCCTCATGAGCTGGCGAATGTACTTGGCGTAGCGGGCGTAGAGTACGCAGTGAAATCCAGCCGTAACCTGCCACTGCGGGTCATCTGCGCGGCACCGTCGAGCGTACCTTCAACGCCGGGGCTGGAGATGTCAGGCGCGGATTTCAAAGGCCAGGAAATGCAAACTATGCTGAGCTGGCCGGAAGTGGCGGGCGTCGCAGAAGTTATGGATATGTACGGCGTGCTCAACGGTAGCGAACGAATGATGGAGATCCTCGACGCCGGATTGCGCAGTGGCAAGTTGATTGAAGGCCATGCGCGCGGCCTCAAAGACGAGCAGCTACAGGCCTATCTGGCGGCGGGTGTGACCTCCGATCATGAGCTGACCTCTGCAGAAGACGCGCTGGAGAAGCTGCGTGCCGGGCTGACACTGCAAATTCGGGGTTCACATCCTTATTTGTTGCCGGATATCGCGGCGGCACTATTATCTTTGCCTCATCTTTCCTCGCAAATTACGCTGTGTACCGATGACGTACCGCCGGACCATCTGATGGAAAAAGGCGGCCTGATCCAACTTATCAAACTGCTGATCTCCCACGGACTACAGGTTGAAGACGTGCTCAGGATGGCGACATTGAATGCCGCTAACCGCATGAATCGTGCCGATCTCGGGCTGATTGCCGCCGGACGCACCGCAGACATCATTGTTTTCGACTCATTAGAAACGCTGAACCCAAGTAAAGTGTTTGTCGCCGGAGACTGCGTCGCAGAACACGGCAAAATGCTGTTTAGCCCTGCGGCAGCCAATGACGTCATACCGCCACGCGACACCATGCGCCTTGAGACACTGACCAAAGAGGATTTCCGGTTGAGGGTCCCGGGTCTGGTAAACGGTAAGGCGCGCTTACGCAACATAAAAGGTGCACGCTTCACGCAGTGGAGTGAAGTCACGGTTGCCGTTCGCAATGGCAGGGTACAAATCCCTAAAGGATTCAGCTTGATCTGGGTACAGCACCGGCATGGTCGACATGACGCCACACCGAAAATGGCTTTGCTGGAGGGGTGGGGAGAATTACGCGGCGCGATTGCGACGTCCTATTCCCATGACTCGCATAATCTGGTGGTACTGGGCCGCGATCCTGCGGATATGGTGCTTGCCGCTAATCAGTTGATCGAAAGCGGCGGCGGCATGGCGCTGAGTCAGAACGCTCAATTGCTGGCTAAAGTGGAAATGCCCATCGCTGGAATGCTCTCAGACTTACCCGCCGAAACGCTGGCTTCACAGTTCAAAAATCTGCGTGAACTCAGCGCACAGATTGCTGACTGGGAACCGCCGTATCGGGTATTCAAAGCCATTGAGGGAACCTGTCTGGCCTGTAATGCTGGTCCGCACCTGACAGATTTAGGACTGACTGACGGCGGACTGCGTGAGATCGTCGATCCGGTTCTGCAAATCTGGCCCGACGAGGCCTGA
- a CDS encoding metal ABC transporter substrate-binding protein, producing the protein MKVLPVSLAVAALLSSPLAMAKTVDAVASFSILGDIVQEVGGEHVKVTTLVGPDGDPHSFEPSPKDSKAINASDVVFVSGLGLEGWIDRLVSASGYKGHLVTASQGVNSRKMEEDGKQITDPHAWNSMANGVIYATNVMNALIKADPEDADYFRQRGTAYIEQLQKLDAWAKTEFTGIPQSKRKVLTSHDAFGYFGQEYHVSFMAPVGFSTEAEASASGVASLIKQIKEQKVKTYFIENQTDPRLVKQIAAASGAQPGGELYPEALSGPQGPATTYIKAFKHNVETIVASMK; encoded by the coding sequence ATGAAAGTATTACCTGTATCACTCGCAGTAGCTGCCCTGCTGTCGAGCCCATTGGCGATGGCGAAAACCGTAGACGCGGTAGCCAGCTTTTCTATTCTCGGTGATATCGTTCAGGAAGTCGGTGGCGAGCACGTCAAGGTGACCACCCTGGTCGGGCCGGACGGCGATCCGCACAGTTTCGAACCTTCACCCAAGGATAGCAAAGCGATTAACGCCTCTGATGTCGTATTCGTCAGCGGTTTAGGATTGGAAGGTTGGATCGATCGTCTGGTTAGTGCGTCCGGTTATAAAGGGCATCTGGTAACGGCATCGCAAGGCGTTAACTCACGCAAAATGGAAGAAGACGGCAAGCAAATTACCGATCCGCATGCGTGGAACAGTATGGCTAACGGGGTGATTTACGCGACCAATGTGATGAATGCGTTGATTAAAGCGGATCCGGAAGATGCTGATTATTTCCGTCAGCGCGGCACGGCTTACATTGAGCAGCTGCAAAAATTGGATGCGTGGGCGAAAACCGAGTTCACTGGTATTCCTCAGTCGAAACGTAAAGTACTGACCAGCCATGATGCATTTGGCTATTTCGGTCAGGAATATCATGTGAGCTTTATGGCTCCGGTTGGTTTCTCTACCGAAGCGGAAGCCAGCGCGAGCGGTGTGGCATCACTGATTAAGCAGATTAAAGAACAGAAGGTAAAAACCTACTTCATCGAGAATCAGACCGATCCACGCCTGGTGAAGCAGATTGCTGCAGCCAGTGGCGCGCAGCCTGGTGGAGAGTTGTATCCGGAAGCTTTATCAGGTCCGCAGGGCCCGGCAACGACATACATAAAAGCGTTTAAACATAACGTCGAGACGATTGTCGCCAGTATGAAATAA
- the rpmJ gene encoding 50S ribosomal protein L36, protein MQVLSSLRSAKKRHPDCRVVRRKGRIYVICKSNPRFKAVQGKKKKR, encoded by the coding sequence ATGCAGGTTCTGAGTTCATTACGTTCGGCGAAAAAACGCCATCCGGATTGCCGCGTTGTCCGCCGTAAAGGCCGGATCTATGTGATTTGCAAAAGTAATCCGCGCTTTAAAGCCGTTCAGGGGAAGAAGAAAAAACGTTAA
- a CDS encoding methylated-DNA--[protein]-cysteine S-methyltransferase: MPEPDNFRQRVFQIIAAIPAGQVTTYGNIAQLAGSPRAARQVGGVLKKLPEGSTLPWHRVINRHGEISLQGEDFKRQRQALLAEGIVFKKGKIDLEKYGWKW, from the coding sequence ATGCCGGAACCCGATAACTTTCGTCAGCGCGTATTTCAAATTATAGCTGCAATCCCCGCCGGACAAGTCACTACTTACGGTAACATCGCGCAGTTAGCAGGCTCGCCGCGGGCGGCACGGCAGGTGGGCGGTGTCCTCAAGAAATTGCCCGAAGGCAGCACCCTTCCCTGGCATCGAGTCATTAACCGTCACGGTGAAATTTCATTGCAGGGCGAAGATTTTAAACGCCAGCGTCAGGCGCTACTCGCCGAGGGGATCGTCTTTAAGAAAGGCAAAATCGATTTAGAAAAGTACGGCTGGAAGTGGTAG